Sequence from the Arthrobacter pigmenti genome:
ATGGTGTGTTCGCTATGAGCGGTCCGCGCACCGGTAGCGCTCTTCAAAGTCCAGCCATCTGCGTCGGTGATGAGCTCGGCGGTGTCTGCCATCACCCACGGCTCGATAGCCAGCAGCAGCCCCGGACGCAGGCGGTACCCGCGTCCGGGGCGGCCGGTGTTCGGAATATGGGGGTCCTGGTGCATGGTCGATCCAACTCCATGGCCTCCGAACTCGGTATTGATGAGGTACCCCGCATCGGCCAGCACCGAACCGATCGCGTGCGAAATGTCCCCGATACGGGCATCCGGAGTGGCTGCTGCAATTCCCGCCTGAAGTGCGCGTTCAGTGGCGTCAATCATTGCGAGGTCAGAGGAGGACGAGGAGCTTCCGACGACAAAGCTCATCGCTGAATCCGCAACGACGCCGCCGAGCGAAACCGCGAGATCAAGGGAGAGCAGGTCCCCGTCTTTGAGCGCGTAGTCGTGCGGCCGACCGTGCAGCACAGCGTCGTTGACCGAGGTGCAGATGTAGTGCCCGAAGGGTCCCCGGCCGAACGCGGGGGAGTAGTCGACGTAGCATGACCGTGCTCTGGCTTCGCGGATGAAATCGGATGTCCACTGGTCAATCTCCAGCAGGTTCGTACCGACGCCGGCTCTGTTCTTCAGTGTTTTCAGGATCGTCGAGACCAGCTTCCCCGTGGCCGCTGCGCGTTCAAGTTCGGACGCATTCAATATTTCGATCACAGGGTTTCCTTCCCACCTGGCCAATAACTATCCCGGCAAACGTCGGGGGTCCTAAACATGGGCTCCCTCGCTGCTTGAGCACAGCCCGATGAACGCCCCCAGTTCCTCCAACTGCTCGGGCCGCGCCGGCATGTGCTGCGTCAGCTCGGGGGAGCGGACGATGACCGCCCGCCACTGCCCGCGCGAGATCGCCACATTGATCCGGTTGCGGTTGAGCAGAAACTGGATGCCGCGCGGTGCTTCCGACGCCGCCGAGCAAGCCATCGACACCATGACCACCGGCGCTTCCTGCCCCTGGAACTTGTCCACCGTCCCTACCCGGGTTCCGGTAAGCCCAGCGTCCTTGAGCTTCCGCCGTATCATCTGCACCTGAGCGTTGTAGGCAGCGACCACGAGCACGTCCGCATCGGTGAGCGCACGGGGCTCGGCGGAAGCATCGTCCCAAAGAAGGCCCACGTGCCGCTGCACCTGCCGGACAACCTCCAGCGCTTCCTCCGAGGAAGCGCTTTTGTTCCCCGCGTGATCGACGAGAACGCACTCGACGCCGGCGGGCACACCGTCAAGCACCCGCTTCGTGGCGATCACTGCGGATTCCAGTTTGTCGTCATAGGCCAACCGGGACACCACGCGGCACAGCTCGGGATGCATGCGCCAACTGTCCGCGAGGAAATACCCTAGCTCAGGTCGGAGCGTGGCCTCACCCTGCGACAACCAGCCCAGCGCGGACTCATCGACCGGCTCCGGATGGTTTGCCTGCGTCACCTGAGGCAGTTGCTGCGGATCGCCGAGCAGCAGCAGCCGCTTCGCAGCCCGCGAGACCGCCAGCGTGTTCGCCAACGAGAACTGCCCGGCTTCATCGATTACCAGCAGGTCGAGCGACGACGGCGGAACCTTGCTCCCCGTCATCGTCCAGGCGGTGCCGCCCACCAATACGCCGTCAGCACCGTCGAGGAGGGAGGCGACGTCGTCGTCGGTCTTGTATGTCCACGGGGCGTCCGGATGGTCTGTCTTTTTGGCGACCTGATGCGGCGGAACACCGGCTTTCAAGGCTGCCTTCAGCATGTTCTCGACGACAGCATGCGATTGCGCCACCACGCCGACCTTCCAACCAGCCGCCACCAGCGCGGCGACGACGTGGGAGCCGACATAGGTTTTGCCCGTGCCGGGAGGGCCCTGGACGGCAAGGTAGGAGCGGTCCAGCAGCCGGACTGCTGCGGTGATCGCTGAAACGTAGTCGTGGTCGAGCAGTTCGGGAAGGCTGGCGCCGCCCGTCAGGTTGGGATTCGCCCGGCGGAGGATGTCCAGCCCGGGATTCCTCGGCAGCCCAGGGAGCGACGCACCCACCTGCTGAGCGAGCTCGGCGAGGGCGGCACGAATGGACTTGGTGGAGATCGGCCGGTCAGGGGTGAGCGCCATAGGAGTCTGCTCGTAGGCCGCGCCCCCTCGCTTGAGCTTTTCGCGGATGACGAGGTGTTCGCCGTCGCGGTCAGCGTAGGTGTCGGTGACTTCGGTGCCGAACCAGCCCTCCCGGCCGCCGACTTTCCCATCGAACGGTTCAAGGCCTTCCGGCAGCGGTTCGCCGTACATCCGGAACCAGGTGCTGCCTGGTTTGAACTCCGAGCCTTCCGACGCAATGCCGCAGAGATCCAGTACGCGCACGTGGTTGCTGCGGGCGTTCGGTTTCGCCCAATCTTCGAGGACGGTTGCACGCCGGACGGCGAACACGTCACGGGTGTCAGACCAGTCGTCCAGCGGGGATCCGAGGCGGTCGAAGTGTTCCCACCAATACTGCTTGTCCTCGCGCCGGTGGTAGCCCACTGCCGCAGCGACCATGGCGATTGCGTGCTCATCTTTGGTCAGTGCACGGTTTGTAGGCAATGAAGTCACGTGGTCCAGCAGCAACTGTTCCTCGGGTGTTGGAGGTTCGGACTTGTCCACCTTCGGTTCCCGGGGCTGCGCGAGCGCGATGTTCCGTGCTGACGCCAGCCCGAGCAGCCAGTTCCGGAGTTCGAGCGTGGAGAGGCAGTCGTACTGGTTGTAGTCGCTGATCCCGGCGAGGATCTCGGCGGCTTTCTCAGCGTTCCCGCTGTCCCTCGCCTCGCAGAACTGCGCGTACGCAACGACTGAGGCCCCGGCGTCGGTCACGTCCCCTGACCGCAGGTTGTCACCCATATACAGCGGCTCAAGCTTCTTGATGCTGTAGGAGCGGTCGGAGATCCGCAGACTCGTACGGACGGTCTCGTAGAGGTCCACCAGCACCCCGTCGCGCAGGAGCGTATCGACCGCTTCCTCACCGATCAAGTGGATCAGAGAGAGGTTCCGCAGTGCCGTCTTCTCGTAGGCTGCGTAATGGTAGATGTGCAGGTTGGGATAACGACGACGGCGCTCGGCGACGTAGTCGAGGAAGCTCGCGAACGCCTGGCGTTCCTGCGCGCGGTCGTGTGCCCAGAACGGAACGAAGGGCGGCTCGGCGCCCGGCGAAGGAGGGTTTTCGACCACGCCGAACAGGTACTCAATACCCCACCGTCCGGTCAGTGGATCCTGCCACAGTGGATCGCCTTCGAAGTCGAAGAAGATGTCACCGTGGTCGGGCTCGGGGAGATTCGCGAGGCTGTTGTCCTCAAGCAGCCGGTAAGCCAGTGTGGCGGCGTCGCCATGATTGTCGCGATACTCGACGCTCCCGTCGACCTCGGCAACGCCGGTTTGCATCCGGGCCTGGTCGCGGAGGGCAACGAGGCTCTCGTCCTCGGAAGGAACGTCCATGGCTGCGAGGTCATCGATGGTATAGATGCCGGCTTTATGCAGTTTTGCCCGGCGAGTGGTGCTCATCCGCCCGACCAGCAGCAGGTCACGGGTCTCTTCGACCATGAGTTGGCAGTACTCGCACCGGCCGCAGGCCACATAAGAGTTCCCATCCCACACCACCGGATCCGGCTGTGCCCTATGGCCCCCGACCAGGGCAAGGAACCGGTCGCGGCGCTCGCGGTATACAGGCAGCAGGTCCGCAAGCCGGTGGTCGCTGTGCTGCTCGTTCCCGAGCACGAGCGTCACAAGCGGCGCCGGCTCAATCCCTGCCTTCAGCATCTGGTCGCCGTAGGCGGCGAGCTGCAGCAGCGCACCCACCTTCGCGTGCCGGGCGAGCTTCGTATCCCAGACGGCGTACGCGCCGTCGACCTTCACCAGGAAGTCGGACCGCCCATGGAACTGCCCGTCAAAGAACGCCGCCTGGAACACAACGTCCGCGCCGCTACGCAACGCCTCAACCGACTCCGCATGCTTCTGAAGCAGGAGCGATCGTTCCATGCCTGCGGCGGGCACGACGTCGTACACTCCCGTTCCCCGCGCCGGATCCCACTTGCCGTGCTCGGCTAGGAAGCGCTCCAGGATTCTGCGTTCGTGGACGTCGCCAAGCTGGGCGGTGCGCGCGAGCATCTCGTCGACGTCGAACTCTGGTTTGGTGCTGCGGCCCAGCTTCTCGTCAAGGACGCGCAGGGTCCGGTACTCGCACACCGAGGCGTTGACCAGGTCCGTCGCGGAGAAGACAAGATCAGGCTCGGCGTTGGGGGTTGTCGATTCGAGCAGGAACATGGCGCCTTCCGTGGATTTCGCGTTGG
This genomic interval carries:
- a CDS encoding TM0106 family RecB-like putative nuclease, which produces MFLLESTTPNAEPDLVFSATDLVNASVCEYRTLRVLDEKLGRSTKPEFDVDEMLARTAQLGDVHERRILERFLAEHGKWDPARGTGVYDVVPAAGMERSLLLQKHAESVEALRSGADVVFQAAFFDGQFHGRSDFLVKVDGAYAVWDTKLARHAKVGALLQLAAYGDQMLKAGIEPAPLVTLVLGNEQHSDHRLADLLPVYRERRDRFLALVGGHRAQPDPVVWDGNSYVACGRCEYCQLMVEETRDLLLVGRMSTTRRAKLHKAGIYTIDDLAAMDVPSEDESLVALRDQARMQTGVAEVDGSVEYRDNHGDAATLAYRLLEDNSLANLPEPDHGDIFFDFEGDPLWQDPLTGRWGIEYLFGVVENPPSPGAEPPFVPFWAHDRAQERQAFASFLDYVAERRRRYPNLHIYHYAAYEKTALRNLSLIHLIGEEAVDTLLRDGVLVDLYETVRTSLRISDRSYSIKKLEPLYMGDNLRSGDVTDAGASVVAYAQFCEARDSGNAEKAAEILAGISDYNQYDCLSTLELRNWLLGLASARNIALAQPREPKVDKSEPPTPEEQLLLDHVTSLPTNRALTKDEHAIAMVAAAVGYHRREDKQYWWEHFDRLGSPLDDWSDTRDVFAVRRATVLEDWAKPNARSNHVRVLDLCGIASEGSEFKPGSTWFRMYGEPLPEGLEPFDGKVGGREGWFGTEVTDTYADRDGEHLVIREKLKRGGAAYEQTPMALTPDRPISTKSIRAALAELAQQVGASLPGLPRNPGLDILRRANPNLTGGASLPELLDHDYVSAITAAVRLLDRSYLAVQGPPGTGKTYVGSHVVAALVAAGWKVGVVAQSHAVVENMLKAALKAGVPPHQVAKKTDHPDAPWTYKTDDDVASLLDGADGVLVGGTAWTMTGSKVPPSSLDLLVIDEAGQFSLANTLAVSRAAKRLLLLGDPQQLPQVTQANHPEPVDESALGWLSQGEATLRPELGYFLADSWRMHPELCRVVSRLAYDDKLESAVIATKRVLDGVPAGVECVLVDHAGNKSASSEEALEVVRQVQRHVGLLWDDASAEPRALTDADVLVVAAYNAQVQMIRRKLKDAGLTGTRVGTVDKFQGQEAPVVMVSMACSAASEAPRGIQFLLNRNRINVAISRGQWRAVIVRSPELTQHMPARPEQLEELGAFIGLCSSSEGAHV
- the map gene encoding type I methionyl aminopeptidase — its product is MIEILNASELERAAATGKLVSTILKTLKNRAGVGTNLLEIDQWTSDFIREARARSCYVDYSPAFGRGPFGHYICTSVNDAVLHGRPHDYALKDGDLLSLDLAVSLGGVVADSAMSFVVGSSSSSSDLAMIDATERALQAGIAAATPDARIGDISHAIGSVLADAGYLINTEFGGHGVGSTMHQDPHIPNTGRPGRGYRLRPGLLLAIEPWVMADTAELITDADGWTLKSATGARTAHSEHTIAITKDGPVILTQ